The sequence below is a genomic window from Cucumis melo cultivar AY chromosome 5, USDA_Cmelo_AY_1.0, whole genome shotgun sequence.
CGTCTGACCATAACGTCGTATGTGCAACTGCAACATGATTTGTTTTAATCAAGGGCATTTTGTAGCCAGAAATCTTATTCTCAAGTCCATTTTGTTTTCTGTTCTATTGATTTTCTTTGAATGTTGCAGCCGGGAAAAATTTGGGGAGATGCATGCTAGATTGTGGTGGGAAGAAAATCGAGCCAGGATACATGAGCAATACTTGTGAGAGTGACGGTGCAAGAAAGTTGGCATTAGGCGCTTTTCTAAAGTCTGAAAGAAGTGgtactttttcaaaatttatgatCATTGCCATACTAAGTAAAAAGTCTCCCTTATAGAGATCTTTCCGGTGCTTTTAGTGTTGGCACCCTGTGATGTTTGGGGGTATACATATACATGCGAAACCAAGTCGTGTGTAGGCTTCACAATATGTGGATGTtagattattattttttaataacatttttttttgttgtcttACATTTTGGTTGAAGAGGCATTGCCTATGTATTGTAGTATGGTGGGTGTAAAACTTAAATTCCTCATGTGTCAATATCAATGGAAGAGATTAAGATGTGTAGAGAACACGTGTTATTTCTAAGCAATAGAGATATAAATTTATGGCCACAAacaagaattttatttatactAAAGATGACTAGAGAGGATAGTTTTAAAGTCACGCCCCTATTTAGATTATTGTAGAAGGACCGGATCAATAGATTCAAAGGGTGTGCAGGAGAAGTCCAATCCAAGCAATTGGTTACTGAATCTTACAAGTTTTGGAAACCTCGAACCTATTTATTTGAATGTTATAAAAATTGCCTGCCTATCTTATTGATCTTAAAACTTGGGAGTGTCTTGAAGAGCCGGAAAAGCATGGCAAGGTCAAGGCATTTCAGCAAGAATACGAGGATGAATTCTGGGTTTGTAAGTCCGGTTCTTCTTCGGAGTTGTGGTTCGAATTTCAAACGGCCATGGGGAGCCCTACAGCTTAGGAAGCTTCAGGTCTGAGACTCTGACTCCgacagaaattgctgatttttgtGTGTGTTTTGAATAACCATTGTATGAGTTTGATTGGTTGTATAGGTTTGAAATGAGGGAAAGTGATCCATCTCCTTGTTGTCTTTGCAGGAAAGGCTCATATTCGACCAAGAACGCTTTGTCATTGCTTTCGATAATCATAGAATCCACAATGGTTTGGCATATTAGCAAACAAATCTTCTTTAGGCATTGCAGACAGAAAATTGGAGAGAGAGTTATTATAATTAAGGATTCTAAATGAGTAAGAATAATAAGATCAGGCAAAGATTGGAAGAACTAAAGCGTTTAGTATTTTGTGTGGTACAGAAGAATTGTAATTAGATACGTAGTCTAGAGAAGCAGATGGTGAGATTTGTGAAAGACAAATGTTAGTGGAGAGTGAAGAGTGTTTCTCAACAACCGACATAGAAGGATTCTCAGAAAATGAGAAAGATTTTTATTGCGCAAAATAGCTCCCATATCATCATATGCCGTTGCCATTCCCTCTGGGGTTGCATGTAATGAGTAATGGAAAGCTGTAGACAGGCTAACTTCACCCTTTGTCTTGGGTATAGGGTGCATTTTTGGTCACTCCATTTTAAGTTTTCTAATAATAAAAGGATGAAGAAAAGATATTGAAAAACAGCTCAGGTTTTAAAGTTGTCACACTTGAGAATAATGCATTTAACAGTTAGAATTTTGCATCAACGTCTTTCAAATAGAAAAGTAAAGGAGAGTCTAGTTTGAGCTGGATAGCTAAACTGGTTTAATTATATCTTCTATCAAGTGGTTAGAGTTTTAGACCTCCCAACTTTATATGTCGTTGCCCTAACAATGTTGATGGATGTGTAGTCCTAAGCTCTAACATTGTCCCCGTATCATATTTCATAATAGAATGTACTGAGTAATGGAAAACTAGAAAGGTAGGAAGTTGGACGAACTTTGAATCTATATTGATTTTACCATAgtctttcttccaagtcttaaTGAGAGCTTTAGCTAAAGTTTTTCAAAAACTCAAAAGAAGTTTTTGTTTTCCAATTCTTCGATCCATAGATTGTCAAGATTGGCTATAATATCCTTGAAGTTAATAGCCTTCAAAGTTTCATAGCTTTTATCCTATGATCTTTAGAAATTCAAGAGTTATATTCTTGAGAACTACAGAACTTTGATCTTCGATTCTTCTCCTCTTCCAGAACCTTTATAGTAGAGTTTCTTGACCTTACATGGGCTTGGGATTGGGCCTGGCTACTTATGGGCTTAGAGATTGACCTTGGGTTTAAGCACATTCGTTTTACTTGGCCCAATTTTCTTAAACTTCTGCAAAATCCTAATTAACTAACACCTCAACAAAATTCCAGTATTAAATGGGGCatataaacaaaagttaaacAAAATTGTCGTACAGAATCCTAATTTGCTAACCTCAGCAAATTTTATGCCATTCGTCCTTGTGTATCTAATTAGTGTTAATTTGAggaaatataataatatagaCGTAGGACGGATATTGGTATTTGGTGCAACATCCTCCGAACCAATTCCTGGAAAGTAATTGGGGCAACAAGATAATGTTATCGCCAGTTTCAAGTGCAAAACTTGCCACGTGGAACAGCGGCAACATGATATCTCAAATATGGACCTCTCACCCGGTCAAGCttccaccaccaccaccacctccGTATTCTAAAATAAAGTCAGGAACAAGAACAGACACACCTTAACAAAACCAATATtcttcatctctctctctctctcatttcaGCATAGAAGAGAGCTgagtaaaaggaaaaaacttCAATAAAATTTGACAGAGAAGAGCCCAAGAGAAAACCAAATGGCTTCAACTTCTGCTATTTCAATGCCGATGCCAATTACTAATGCGGCACAGAAGAGAACGAGGAGGGCCGAAGCCTTCGCCAAACCATTGCCTTTGAGGCCTTCCAACAAGCCAAGTGGCTCCTCAAGCTCCAGCGCCAAGTTCCAAGTGCGGGCTTCTTTGAAGGAGAAGGCTGTTGCTGGACTGGCTGCAACGGCACTCACAGCTTCCATGGTCCTTCCTGAGGTGGCTGAAGCTGCTGGCCCTGGCGTTAGTCCCTCTCTCAAGAATTTCTTGCTCAGCATTGCAGCTGGTGGAGTAGTCGTCACTGCTATCTTAGGTGCAGTTATCGGCGTCGCCAATTTCGATCCCGTCAAGCGGACCTGAGCTGCGGAGGATCACATTCCACCAATTATGTTATCACTTTCCATTCATGATGTTCCATTCCCCTGTAGTGGTAGTTTCTGTGTTTTGTGTGTAATAATCAATATGCGGCTCCTGCTGTAAATTCACCAGAAACTATGATATATTCAATATAAAGTTTCTATTTGGCTCAAAAGTCATTTGGTTTGGATGAATTTTGCTTTGTCTTCTTGATGTGCCCAAAGTCCTCCAAGGCATTCATTATTCAACCTAGAAAAACATCATTTGACGAACTGAAGCTACAAATTTTGTCAACTATTTATCATCCCAATCTTGAGCACTCGATGCATGGTGATATACAAGTTTAACCTAAATACATTTTATTCTACGAATTTCTGGGGAAAAAAGAATATTTCCTTTCGTTCTCCAACAGTAAAATAAATCTGGACAGAATGAGACCGCCTAATCAGCATGAAATCATTTgttacctcgaaaatttggaAAGCAAATCCAACATATATTTGCTTTCTGAAGAATAGTTTACCCTATCTGCCTTGACTACAGTATTTTTCACCCTTTGTTCATCCCCATACACCTCCTCCTTAATTTTGAGCCTAAACAGAAATTGACCGAAGATTGTACTTCTGATGATTTCACCAAACTTGACATCATCCTGGTTTTCATACTTCAACACATACAATTCCTTGGCTGAAACACCCAGAATCTCTTCACCAGTTTCCTGGAAGGCCGTCACCCATGTCAATCCAGTATGGTCTTGGATTTGAGCTTGCAGAAGATACCTGTAGTCGCAATCCTCAAATTCTTGATTGCACCTGTCACACACCCACTTCGAGTTTCCTGATCTAGTCACCTTCTTGTTGCATTGTCGATCTCCAATCATTAACGGGCACGCTGTGTAGCAGAAAGAATCTGTTTTGATAAATGATATTGTTGCTTTCACCGTTATCCAATCTGGCTTGTCGGCTCTGCCTAGTCCTTCATCTTTAATCTGAGACACAGTCTTCCGAATATCATTCTTGGCAGATCCTGGTACAATTTCTTTAGAAATAGATAGAGAAGTAGTATTCTTTCCCCCACCATCGTACCACTCCCTCAAGATGTGAGCCTCAGGAAGATCGGGATTTATGAAAAGCTGAGTAGAAGAAATTGTCCCAATGGATTTCCCAGTGAAATCACTTACCTTCCCGGATTTCACAGCTAAAACGGGAGAAAGGCCTGAGTAAATTATTTCTTGCAATTTTTGGCCTTCCTTGTTGCAAAAATCCCCCCACATTGTTAGCTCAACACTCCTGCCAGACGCATCCTTCAAATACACAACTCTTCTTTGAGTTTCCATACCATTTTTCCTCAGAACAGGAATTGATGGATTGATAGATGTTACAATTCCAATAACATCCAGAATAGAGTTGGTTTCGGCATTCTCGATTTCACTGATAGGTTTAAAAGAAAACTGTTGTCTTGGTATGGTATCATCTTCATCTGGGCACGGTTCCACAGTGGAAGATGCCTCCAAGAAAACCTCCCATTCATTCTTTAGATGATTGAAATCCTTCCGTGCAGGTTTTAGGCTACCTTTAGAAATCAAGTAGACTTTACCAACTTCTATGACCTCATAGAAACGATCCACAACCGCATTAAAACAGGTCACACGTATCTCTCCTCCATCAGAATCGAGGAGGTCAAAAGAGAAAACTTTTCCATCTCCTTTGGCATTGTTATAGCGACGGAGATCACCCTTTGCAGTAACTCTTGCCTTTATAGCCCATCGTCCCTGATAAGGATTCAATGCAGCTATGGGAATTATACAAGCTGGTGCATCGTTCTTAATGATTGCACCATGATTTTTATAATTTGGAGGTGGCTGATATGGAGGTTGAACTGTAGCTTGGAAGCTTTGCACATTATGAACTGGATTTCTGGCACTCAAATGACCATTACCAACCTTGGCAGGTTGCTCTAAATTTCCAGACGGTGTTGCCTTTTGTGCAAAAGTCTCTGATTGAGCTGATGATTTTGGATTCCCAATTATCTCACAATCCAATATAATAGTTTCCAGGCAGAGTACAACAATAATCCTGCATGATAGGCAGATAGTAGAGAAATCACCATTGGCTCCAGGACATAGCAATGAAAGTCAGAAGTGGACTTAACTCAAAGGATATAATTTGTCCTGCTCAGTTATAACATCAATCCTACTGTGAAGAATCTATAAATCGTCTAGTTTACAAAGCTACAGTCAGCACAGAATGAGAAGTAAGATACCATAATTAACACGAACATGAGAACATATCCACAAAGCAAACACTAATTGTACAGCTAAAAGTTAACCAATAAGACCTTTCTATCTCATGTCATGGTTGGTACACAGACACAAATTTTAATAAGAATATGAGAGATTAGCACTAAACCCAAACCAAACAATGGAAATGGAGAACTAGCGCTGTTAGAAATTCTATA
It includes:
- the LOC103498700 gene encoding uncharacterized protein LOC103498700 — protein: MASTSAISMPMPITNAAQKRTRRAEAFAKPLPLRPSNKPSGSSSSSAKFQVRASLKEKAVAGLAATALTASMVLPEVAEAAGPGVSPSLKNFLLSIAAGGVVVTAILGAVIGVANFDPVKRT
- the LOC103498706 gene encoding replication protein A 70 kDa DNA-binding subunit A gives rise to the protein MPVHLTPNAISAIVAGDVNSKPLVQVLDIKLIGNAQERYSLLISDAVSAEQAMLATQLNDIVKTGRVKKGSVIQLIDYVCSPIKNRKIIVVLCLETIILDCEIIGNPKSSAQSETFAQKATPSGNLEQPAKVGNGHLSARNPVHNVQSFQATVQPPYQPPPNYKNHGAIIKNDAPACIIPIAALNPYQGRWAIKARVTAKGDLRRYNNAKGDGKVFSFDLLDSDGGEIRVTCFNAVVDRFYEVIEVGKVYLISKGSLKPARKDFNHLKNEWEVFLEASSTVEPCPDEDDTIPRQQFSFKPISEIENAETNSILDVIGIVTSINPSIPVLRKNGMETQRRVVYLKDASGRSVELTMWGDFCNKEGQKLQEIIYSGLSPVLAVKSGKVSDFTGKSIGTISSTQLFINPDLPEAHILREWYDGGGKNTTSLSISKEIVPGSAKNDIRKTVSQIKDEGLGRADKPDWITVKATISFIKTDSFCYTACPLMIGDRQCNKKVTRSGNSKWVCDRCNQEFEDCDYRYLLQAQIQDHTGLTWVTAFQETGEEILGVSAKELYVLKYENQDDVKFGEIIRSTIFGQFLFRLKIKEEVYGDEQRVKNTVVKADRVNYSSESKYMLDLLSKFSR